Genomic window (Vigna radiata var. radiata cultivar VC1973A chromosome 1, Vradiata_ver6, whole genome shotgun sequence):
CTATTAAACTAACCAAGCTTAGGGAAAAAGCATTTCTGATATCCGAAGCTGTCAGAGGTGATGGAGGCATCCTTTACAATTTAGACATGGAAAGATTCATGCCCTTTTATGATGAGAGGGCAGAGCTTGCTCCAAGGGATGTTGTGGCCAGAAGCATAGATGACCAACTGAAAAAGCGGGGTGAGAAGTATGTTCTTCTTGACATAAGTCACAAGCCCAAGGAGGAAATTCTCTCCCATTTTCCCAACATTTCTTCTACGTGTCTCCTGCATGGTTTGGACATAACTCGCCATCCAATCCCAGTAGTTCCGGCTGCTCATTACATGTGTGGAGGAGTTCAAGCTGGTCTCCAAGGAGAGACCAATGTGAAAGGTCTGTATGTAGCAGGTGAGGTAGCATGCACAGGTTTGCATGGAGCAAACAGGCTTGCTAGCAACTCATTGCTTGAGGCACTGGTTTTTGCAAGAAGAGCTGTGCAGCCCTCAGTTGATTGCATGAAAAGCTCTAGTCTTGATATGACTGCATCAAACTTGTGGCCTAGACCTGCTATGCCTTTGTCTCTGGAAAGTAATGTCACTGACAAGATTTTGCCAATGACAAAGGAATCAAGGACAGAATTGCAAGCCATCATGTGGAACTATGTAGGAATAGTTCGGTCCACCATGAGACTAGAGACAGCCAAGCAAAAAATTGGTAACTTGGAGGCTAAATGGGAGGAGTGCTTGTTTCAGCATGGATGGAAGCCAACAATGGCAGGCCCTGAGATATGTGAGATGAGAAACCTCTTTTGCTGTGCAAAGCTAGTGATCAGCAGTGCGCTTTCTAGGCATGAGAGCCGAGGACTGCATTACACAGTTGATTTTCCTCATCTGGAAGAAAGCAAGAGACTTCCTACAATCATTGTTCCAAGCTCAACTGTAAACAGTACTTGGAGTTCTCGACAATTGCACAAACAGCCCATGTACCAGGATGGCATCAAATTGTGTCACAACACAATACATATAAATAGGTAGGTCTAATTGAAATTTTGCTAAATAAGAACCTCAAGTGAATgtcttctctctctcacacacagtTTTCTGATTTCTACTTACTTACACTCATTGTTTAACTATAGCAAGAGATGTTAGGTGAATTTGGATCAATTTCAATCAGACACATCGCTCACTTGCAATTAAATCTCAGGAAGTCTGAATACTTATTTTTGGTTCTTATGTGCTATCATGATTCTCTACATGCATATTGTTCATTCACAAGAAACCTTGGGAGGTGATTAATACTAGACATACAGACCAGCACCACTCGATTATGACTTAATctatataatttatgttaaagAGATAATTCATATTACCTGATGATACCTGCAAGAAAGATATCGGCTGACGTTTTAGAATACTTTTCCTTTAATGGTTCTCTTCGAAGTTTAAGCTGAACTCGTTTGCACTGTTCCTTGCCCCCTTTCTCCTTTTTAAGCCATTGCATCGCATGATTCTTCattaaaaagggaaaattgATACAGGGCAAGAAACCCTTGCATGATTCTTCATTCAAAAGGGAAAATTGATACATATTGATACAGGGTAAGAAACCCTTGTAAACGCAAACGAACAAAAAAATGACATAGAGTGGCTCAAACATACAATAAAAATGTACAATCTCTATATGTACCAATGCCTAAAGACATTTAGGATAAGAAACTCTtctaaatacaaattaaaagaaacaagtattatattttttaatagtcattaatgttttttattgtcATATATCTAAAGAAAGATCATGCACTGGCTAAGTTTGCAGGATGCATGCAATTGGGTGACACACACCCTCATCACAAGAAGCTCCGAcacaaagaatttaaagaaaattaaaagattgTATTGAAACGCAAGGATAAACCCATTTTGGTTCTGGGAATCTATTACATCATCAGTCTATACTATGTTTTGCGCTCCACGTTCTTCATTCAGCGCTCCACCATCATCATACAGCATTGTTGCCCTGCCCACGGCTGCGGCCACGACGGCCCGGACGGCCACGACCGGCCGCGGCCTAAAATGATCCTCATTTCTCTCACCTCCATTAATGTTTTTTAGTGTAGCCatcttaatgttttttattgcaTCTTAACGAATGATGACATTGAAACTTGAATCGGTGTGATGTTTCCAGGACAGAGCCACCTTTCAAAAGTAGtctatatttttctaaaataagaaaaatgaaactggatcataatttaaaaaagacgaaaaaaaacacttaatactctagaaatttaaaacatatttaatcctatttcaaattatataatctaaaatttatcctaaattatatattattaaaatattttggattgtttaatcaaaatacattctaaatatattataaaaagggTATATTAATTGATTATCGAGAAAATATACTTTAACACATTTCTACATTTATTTTGACACATAATTTCTTActcttctattataaaaattgttataattctaaatatgttataaaagatatattaattaattttttaagaaaatatactttaacacatttctacatttatttaatacattattttttactcttctattataaaaatcatgttaaagaAGTATAGATGTGTCTACCTAtccttaatttttatatcacGAGAATGAGACTTGCAATACATAACTTACTGTTCACAAACATATTGTGTGGCAATGAATTTAAATAAGGAGCATTCCTGGCCCATTTCTCTTTGAACTTAGCTCAAAATCTTTCACTAAAGAAACATAAGTTAATTTAATGATTAAGGttatttatgtattaataaTTACGTTCAACTATTTATTTgatctttataattattttaaatttcagccaacaacattaaaaataatttcatctttACAGGTAAActataaaagttttaattttatacataaaaaaaaagttaaaaatgacattttatcatgattttatttttgaaaaaagaaaaaaatatttaaattttttaagttttgattttttataaaactattaaatatataaaaataattattattgttaatattgaaaggtattttttatattaataaactatTACAAAAACTCATACTTATGTGTAAGAACTGAAATGTGACACATACCAAGTCTACTGGGCCACGGGCGCAGAAAGTATAATTAGACATAATcgtcttaatataatataatagtttagAAATTAATACATAAATGAATTTAGAAAAAGAGCTTTCAATTTTAACACAAAACGAAGCATACATGAGTTGTTCTCAACATCACACTCATCATATTATTTTTGATAGGAAAACCAAATGCATATAATCATCCAAGAGGATTGGCTCAAATTGAACAAATAGTTGAGAGACTGCTCACTGATTCGTGCTAATAGCAAGCAATCAACCTCCCCAGCCAACATTTTGTGATTAATGTGGTAAGTTGAAGATTAAAGGTGATAAGTCATGGAATATTTGGTTTATTGATATATGATAACTTAAAATTTAGATAAAGTAAAGTTAGAGGTTCTAATTATGTTCATTGAGATGGATTTAGAAGAAGTGatgaaatgttttataaatataaatgactaaaatcttattttggttctctaatttttataaaaatttaattaactctctaatttttatttggttcgacttagttttttaattttttaaaatgatctaattagattttttattttaga
Coding sequences:
- the LOC106771680 gene encoding L-aspartate oxidase, chloroplastic isoform X3 → MATCIPAGSGTLQFRVTNCKGNSCRKTALASDAPIARFLQKDLSWSKAVSKVPQTHRCAFSAPPFQKNQKLFKVISSCKVDGPTRCFDFSVIGSGIAGLCYALEVAKYGSVAVITKAESHECNTNYAQGGISAVLCPSDSVESHMKDTIVAGAYLCDEESVRVVCTEGPERVRELIAMGASFDYGEDGNLHLMREGGHSHHRIVHAADMTGKEIERALLKAVINNPNIFVFEHHFAIDLLTCQDGSDINCLGVDTLNTKTLEVIRFLSKVTLLASGGAGHIYPKTTNPLVATGDGIAMAHRAQAVISNMEFVQFHPTALADEGLPIKLTKLREKAFLISEAVRGDGGILYNLDMERFMPFYDERAELAPRDVVARSIDDQLKKRGEKYVLLDISHKPKEEILSHFPNISSTCLLHGLDITRHPIPVVPAAHYMCGGVQAGLQGETNVKGLYVAGEVACTGLHGANRLASNSLLEALVFARRAVQPSVDCMKSSSLDMTASNLWPRPAMPLSLESNVTDKILPMTKESRTELQAIMWNYVGIVRSTMRLETAKQKIGNLEAKWEECLFQHGWKPTMAGPEICEMRNLFCCAKLVISSALSRHESRGLHYTVDFPHLEESKRLPTIIVPSSTVNSTWSSRQLHKQPMYQDGIKLCHNTIHINR
- the LOC106771680 gene encoding L-aspartate oxidase, chloroplastic isoform X2; protein product: MQSLTCIAMATCIPAGSGTLQFRVTNCKGNSCRKTALASDAPIARFLQKDLSWSKAVSKVPQTHRCAFSAPPFQKNQKLFKVISSCKVDGPTRCFDFSVIGSGIAGLCYALEVAKYGSVAVITKAESHECNTNYAQGGISAVLCPSDSVESHMKDTIVAGAYLCDEESVRVVCTEGPERVRELIAMGASFDYGEDGNLHLMREGGHSHHRIVHAADMTGKEIERALLKAVINNPNIFVFEHHFAIDLLTCQDGSDINCLGVDTLNTKTLEVIRFLSKVTLLASGGAGHIYPKTTNPLVATGDGIAMAHRAQAVISNMEFVQFHPTALADEGLPIKLTKLREKAFLISEAVRGDGGILYNLDMERFMPFYDERAELAPRDVVARSIDDQLKKRGEKYVLLDISHKPKEEILSHFPNISSTCLLHGLDITRHPIPVVPAAHYMCGGVQAGLQGETNVKGLYVAGEVACTGLHGANRLASNSLLEALVFARRAVQPSVDCMKSSSLDMTASNLWPRPAMPLSLESNVTDKILPMTKESRTELQAIMWNYVGIVRSTMRLETAKQKIGNLEAKWEECLFQHGWKPTMAGPEICEMRNLFCCAKLVISSALSRHESRGLHYTVDFPHLEESKRLPTIIVPSSTVNSTWSSRQLHKQPMYQDGIKLCHNTIHINR